One Defluviimonas sp. SAOS-178_SWC DNA window includes the following coding sequences:
- a CDS encoding aminoacyl-tRNA deacylase encodes MSIAKRLKTQLDAQGIAFETTRHPRTATSAETAEVAHIPGNNFAKAVLVHLDDDFSLAVVPSTHRVDLSALQNVIDRRIGLASESDIARLFFDCDTGALPPVGAAYDVPCVVDEALSGLERVWFEGGDHRTLVSVSGGDFDTLMQSATHGQISNHA; translated from the coding sequence ATGAGTATTGCCAAACGACTGAAGACCCAACTCGACGCGCAAGGCATCGCTTTCGAGACCACACGCCATCCGCGCACCGCCACCTCGGCCGAGACCGCCGAAGTCGCGCATATCCCCGGCAACAACTTCGCCAAGGCGGTGCTCGTCCATCTCGACGACGATTTTTCGCTGGCCGTCGTGCCCTCTACCCATCGGGTCGATCTCAGTGCCCTGCAGAACGTCATCGACCGCCGCATCGGGTTGGCGAGCGAATCCGACATCGCCCGGTTGTTCTTCGATTGCGACACCGGCGCATTACCGCCCGTGGGCGCGGCCTATGACGTGCCCTGCGTGGTCGACGAGGCGCTGTCAGGGCTCGAACGGGTCTGGTTCGAGGGCGGCGACCACCGGACGCTGGTCTCAGTCAGCGGCGGCGATTTCGACACGCTTATGCAGAGTGCAACGCACGGCCAGATCAGCAACCACGCCTGA
- a CDS encoding antibiotic biosynthesis monooxygenase family protein: MPKISSDFSGQTVITTFEMTPGTAQDLMDALRDAYDQFIRYQPGFIGAGLHMNDAQTRIANYSQWRDRKDFQAMLRTPEMRERNRRLSALCSRFEPVMYEVAEVF, translated from the coding sequence ATGCCGAAGATTTCCAGCGACTTCAGCGGTCAGACCGTGATCACCACCTTCGAGATGACGCCTGGCACGGCGCAGGACTTGATGGACGCGCTCCGCGATGCCTACGATCAGTTCATTCGCTACCAGCCTGGCTTCATCGGGGCCGGCCTTCACATGAACGACGCCCAGACCCGGATCGCGAACTATTCGCAGTGGCGCGACCGCAAGGATTTCCAGGCCATGCTCCGCACGCCCGAGATGCGCGAAAGAAACCGGCGTCTCTCCGCGCTTTGCTCGCGGTTCGAACCGGTCATGTACGAGGTCGCGGAGGTCTTCTGA
- a CDS encoding zf-TFIIB domain-containing protein: protein MKCPVDNTTLVMADRNGVEIDYCPSCRGVWLDRGELDKIIDRSTADAQRPVALSEPARASRDERRHRDDDDDRRYSRKKRRESFLSELFDF, encoded by the coding sequence ATGAAATGCCCCGTCGACAACACCACGCTCGTCATGGCCGATCGGAACGGCGTCGAGATCGACTATTGCCCGAGCTGCCGGGGGGTCTGGCTCGACCGTGGCGAGCTTGACAAGATCATCGACCGGAGCACGGCCGACGCGCAGCGGCCGGTGGCGTTGAGTGAGCCGGCGCGCGCCTCTCGCGACGAACGCCGCCACCGCGACGACGATGACGACCGTCGCTACTCGCGCAAGAAACGGCGCGAGAGCTTCCTGTCGGAGCTTTTTGATTTCTGA
- the parA gene encoding ParA family partition ATPase: protein MSGKVIAVVQQKGGSGKTTLAVNLAVACLKRGLSVALLDTDPQGSLGRWFMTRRERLGEAGLEFSTSSAWGVSYECEKLKKATDLVIVDTPPKVDADLRPALREADLVLVPVASSHVDLWATEGVLDLAARERKRAWMVLNRARAGTRLGEDVARAASELSAGLAEARLANRVVYAETLGQGLGAAEAGRGAAADEVAALTDEVLRLLAG from the coding sequence ATGTCGGGAAAAGTCATCGCCGTCGTGCAGCAGAAGGGCGGGTCGGGCAAGACGACGCTGGCCGTCAACCTCGCCGTCGCGTGCCTGAAGCGGGGTCTGAGCGTGGCGCTGCTCGACACCGATCCGCAGGGCTCGCTGGGGCGATGGTTCATGACCCGGCGCGAGCGTCTCGGTGAGGCGGGGCTAGAGTTCTCGACCTCATCGGCTTGGGGCGTGTCCTACGAATGCGAGAAGTTGAAGAAGGCGACCGATCTGGTGATCGTGGACACACCGCCGAAGGTCGACGCCGATCTGCGCCCCGCATTGCGCGAGGCGGATCTGGTGCTGGTGCCGGTCGCCTCATCCCACGTCGATCTCTGGGCGACCGAAGGCGTGCTCGACCTCGCCGCGCGGGAGAGGAAGCGCGCCTGGATGGTACTGAACCGGGCCCGGGCGGGAACGCGGCTGGGCGAGGATGTGGCGCGGGCTGCTTCCGAACTCAGCGCCGGACTGGCCGAGGCGCGGCTTGCCAATCGGGTCGTCTATGCCGAGACGCTGGGGCAGGGGCTTGGCGCGGCCGAGGCCGGGCGCGGGGCTGCGGCCGACGAGGTCGCGGCACTGACCGACGAGGTTCTGCGGCTTCTTGCCGGGTGA
- a CDS encoding NAD(P)H-quinone oxidoreductase, whose translation MTLPKTMRAVEITKPGGPEVLQMTEVPVPMPGPGQVLIEVAYAGVNRPDALQRAGSYAPPPSASPLPGLEAAGRVAAVGPDVSDWAVGDRVTALLPGGGYADYVVTPAAHALPIPEGMGLREAACLPETCFTVWSNVVMRGGLRAGERFLVHGGSSGIGTTAIQIANAFGARVFTTAGSVEKCAACEGLGAERAINYREEDFVEVLAAEGGADVILDMVGGDYIARNLRALAEDGRLVQIAFLNGPKAEVNFAPMMMKRQTITGSTLRPQSDLAKARIAAELLAHVWPMIEAGRLAPVIDSEFPLDEAAEAHRRIESSGHIGKIVLKVR comes from the coding sequence ATGACGCTACCGAAGACGATGCGCGCGGTCGAGATCACCAAACCGGGCGGGCCGGAGGTCTTGCAGATGACGGAGGTGCCTGTCCCCATGCCGGGGCCGGGCCAGGTCCTGATCGAGGTCGCCTATGCAGGGGTCAACCGCCCCGACGCGTTGCAGCGGGCGGGGTCCTATGCGCCGCCGCCCTCGGCCTCGCCCTTGCCGGGGCTTGAGGCCGCGGGGCGGGTCGCGGCGGTCGGGCCGGATGTATCCGACTGGGCCGTGGGCGATCGGGTGACGGCACTTCTGCCCGGCGGGGGATATGCCGACTATGTCGTGACACCCGCCGCCCACGCGCTGCCGATTCCAGAGGGAATGGGGCTTCGCGAGGCCGCCTGCCTGCCCGAGACCTGCTTCACCGTCTGGTCGAACGTCGTGATGCGCGGCGGTCTGCGGGCGGGCGAAAGGTTCCTCGTCCATGGGGGATCGTCCGGCATCGGCACGACCGCGATCCAGATTGCTAACGCATTCGGGGCGCGGGTCTTCACGACCGCCGGGTCGGTCGAGAAATGCGCCGCCTGCGAAGGTCTCGGCGCCGAACGGGCGATCAACTACCGCGAGGAGGATTTCGTCGAGGTTCTTGCGGCCGAGGGCGGCGCCGACGTCATCCTCGACATGGTCGGCGGCGACTACATCGCCCGCAACCTCAGGGCGCTGGCCGAGGACGGGCGGTTGGTGCAGATCGCCTTCCTGAACGGCCCCAAGGCCGAGGTGAATTTCGCGCCGATGATGATGAAGCGCCAGACGATCACCGGATCGACGCTCCGCCCGCAGAGCGACCTCGCCAAAGCGCGGATCGCGGCGGAGCTTCTTGCCCACGTCTGGCCGATGATCGAAGCGGGGCGCCTCGCGCCGGTGATCGATTCGGAGTTTCCCCTGGACGAGGCCGCCGAGGCGCATCGCCGGATCGAAAGTTCCGGTCATATCGGCAAGATCGTGTTGAAGGTCCGCTAG
- a CDS encoding COQ9 family protein → MDNTHDLAGAKERLLDAALGHVTFDGWSETSFRAAADDIGLSLDLARVLCPRGALDLAVAYHRRGDMAMEEALRASDPSELRFRDRIARAVRFRLEAADREIVRRGAALFALPQNAATGAGLIWSTADAIWRALGDTSEDINWYSKRATLSAVYSATVLFWLGDESDGQTATWDFLDRRIEEVMRFEKFKAQIRDNPVLGKVLAGPLRALGRVKAPAGAPWDLPGRVKDEEKA, encoded by the coding sequence ATGGATAACACGCACGATCTGGCAGGGGCGAAGGAGCGGCTACTCGACGCTGCGCTTGGTCACGTCACCTTTGACGGTTGGTCAGAGACCAGTTTCCGCGCGGCTGCGGACGACATTGGTCTTTCCCTCGATCTTGCCCGTGTCCTGTGTCCGCGTGGGGCGCTCGACCTTGCCGTCGCCTACCACCGGCGCGGCGACATGGCGATGGAGGAGGCCTTGCGGGCCAGCGATCCCTCCGAACTGCGCTTTCGCGACCGGATCGCGCGGGCTGTAAGGTTCCGGCTGGAGGCGGCGGACCGGGAAATCGTGCGGCGCGGGGCGGCGCTTTTCGCGCTGCCACAGAACGCAGCAACCGGGGCGGGGCTGATCTGGAGCACGGCGGACGCGATCTGGCGGGCGTTGGGCGACACCTCCGAGGACATCAACTGGTATTCCAAACGCGCGACGCTGTCGGCCGTCTATTCGGCGACAGTGCTCTTCTGGCTCGGCGACGAGAGCGACGGGCAGACCGCGACGTGGGACTTCCTCGACCGGCGGATCGAGGAGGTGATGCGGTTCGAGAAATTCAAGGCGCAGATCAGGGACAATCCGGTCCTGGGCAAGGTGTTGGCCGGGCCTTTGCGTGCGCTCGGCCGGGTCAAGGCGCCGGCGGGGGCGCCCTGGGATCTGCCGGGACGAGTGAAGGACGAGGAGAAGGCATGA
- the rpsU gene encoding 30S ribosomal protein S21 — MQVSVRDNNVEQALRALKKKLQREGVFREMKLKQHFEKPSVKKAREKAEAVRRARKLARKKAQREGAL, encoded by the coding sequence ATGCAGGTCAGCGTTCGCGACAACAACGTCGAACAGGCGCTTCGCGCTCTGAAGAAGAAACTTCAGCGCGAAGGGGTTTTCCGTGAAATGAAGCTCAAGCAGCATTTCGAGAAACCCTCCGTCAAGAAAGCGCGCGAGAAGGCCGAGGCCGTCCGCCGTGCCCGCAAACTGGCACGCAAGAAGGCCCAGCGCGAAGGCGCTCTCTGA
- a CDS encoding ROK family transcriptional regulator, translating into MAENMDAVSIRDPMGGANQSGIRDHNERLVLSLIQRHGGLPSADIARRSNLSAQTVSIIIRALERDGLLIRGEPIRGKVGKPSTPMALNPDGILSLGLNIGRKSADLVLIDVTGTTRTYVKRTYGYPTPAIIREFLQDGFLSLTGKLSQRQTGSLAGIGVAAPFELWNWLDAVNAPKDEMNQWRDFDIAAAVGDATGLPVNVQNDAIAACTAEHVFGRGREFADYAYFFIGSFIGGGVVLNDTVYTGRTGNAGAFGSIPVASEQGTRQLIRHASLYLLERRLAEAGLDPAAIWKPDTDWSAFGAPLTEWIDHTARHLAIGIVAVASVIDFERILVDANCPPQVRSAIVEKTRAAILEIDTQGIEEPVVVEASVGRNARAIGAAALPIIDRYLLSQPKFG; encoded by the coding sequence ATGGCAGAGAACATGGATGCCGTCTCAATCCGCGACCCGATGGGGGGGGCGAATCAATCGGGGATTCGCGATCACAACGAAAGGCTGGTCCTGTCGTTGATCCAGCGGCATGGCGGCTTGCCGAGCGCCGATATCGCCCGACGCTCGAACCTGTCGGCCCAAACCGTGTCGATCATCATCCGGGCGCTCGAACGGGACGGGCTGCTGATCCGGGGCGAACCGATTCGGGGCAAGGTGGGAAAGCCATCGACCCCGATGGCACTCAATCCCGACGGAATCCTGTCGCTTGGCCTCAATATCGGCCGCAAGAGCGCCGATCTGGTGCTGATCGACGTGACCGGGACCACCCGGACCTACGTCAAGCGGACATACGGCTATCCGACGCCCGCCATCATCAGGGAGTTCCTGCAAGACGGGTTCCTGTCTCTCACCGGCAAGCTTTCACAGCGCCAGACGGGCAGTCTTGCCGGGATCGGTGTCGCGGCGCCGTTCGAGCTTTGGAACTGGCTCGACGCGGTCAATGCGCCGAAGGACGAGATGAACCAGTGGCGCGATTTCGATATCGCTGCGGCGGTCGGCGACGCGACCGGCCTGCCGGTGAATGTCCAGAACGACGCGATTGCCGCCTGCACGGCGGAGCATGTGTTCGGGCGGGGCCGTGAATTCGCCGATTACGCCTACTTCTTCATCGGCTCGTTCATCGGGGGTGGCGTGGTTCTGAACGACACCGTCTATACCGGCCGGACGGGAAATGCCGGTGCTTTCGGCTCGATCCCTGTCGCGTCCGAGCAGGGCACGCGGCAACTCATCCGGCACGCCTCGCTTTACCTCCTGGAACGCAGGCTGGCGGAGGCGGGCCTCGACCCGGCCGCGATCTGGAAACCGGATACGGACTGGAGCGCGTTCGGCGCACCACTGACGGAATGGATCGACCATACCGCGCGCCATCTTGCCATCGGCATTGTCGCGGTCGCCTCGGTGATCGACTTCGAGCGCATCCTCGTCGATGCCAACTGTCCTCCGCAGGTTCGCAGCGCGATCGTCGAAAAGACCCGGGCGGCCATTCTCGAGATCGACACGCAAGGAATTGAGGAGCCGGTGGTGGTCGAAGCCTCGGTCGGCCGCAATGCTCGCGCGATCGGGGCGGCCGCCTTGCCGATCATTGACCGCTATCTCCTCAGCCAGCCGAAATTCGGCTGA
- a CDS encoding sugar ABC transporter substrate-binding protein yields the protein MKRLASSAAIAALAMGIASAASAESACLITKTDTNPFFVKMKEGAQAKADELGLDFKSYAGKVDGDNEAQVAAIETCIADGAKGILLTASNTSAIVPSVQKARDAGILVIALDTPLDPIDAADATFATDNFLAGELIGKWAAAKLGADAATAKIATLDLDVSQPTVDVLRNQGFLQGFGIDLADPNVIGDESDPRLVGSDVTQGNEEGGRRAMENLLAKDPEINVVHTINEPAAAGAYEALKAIGRENDVLIVSVDGGCPGVQNVADGVIGATSQQYPLRMAALGIEAIKAWADNGTKPQPTEGKNFFDTGVALVTDQPVDGVESISVAEGKDLCWG from the coding sequence ATGAAGAGACTGGCTTCCAGCGCCGCAATCGCGGCTTTGGCCATGGGCATTGCATCGGCGGCATCCGCCGAAAGCGCGTGCCTGATCACCAAGACGGACACCAACCCCTTCTTCGTGAAGATGAAGGAAGGCGCGCAGGCGAAGGCCGACGAGTTGGGCCTCGATTTCAAGTCCTACGCCGGCAAGGTCGACGGCGACAACGAAGCCCAGGTGGCCGCCATCGAGACCTGCATCGCCGACGGCGCCAAGGGGATCCTGCTGACCGCCTCGAACACCTCGGCGATCGTGCCGTCGGTGCAGAAGGCCCGTGACGCCGGCATTCTCGTCATCGCGCTCGACACGCCGCTCGACCCGATCGACGCCGCCGACGCGACCTTCGCGACCGACAACTTCCTGGCCGGCGAGCTGATCGGCAAATGGGCCGCCGCCAAGCTTGGCGCGGACGCCGCGACCGCGAAGATCGCCACGCTCGACCTCGACGTGTCGCAGCCGACCGTGGACGTCCTGCGCAACCAGGGCTTCCTTCAGGGCTTCGGCATCGACCTCGCCGACCCGAACGTCATCGGCGACGAGAGCGATCCTCGGCTCGTCGGCAGCGACGTGACGCAGGGTAACGAAGAAGGCGGCCGCCGCGCGATGGAAAACCTCTTGGCGAAAGATCCCGAGATCAACGTCGTCCACACCATCAACGAGCCCGCCGCCGCCGGCGCTTACGAGGCGCTGAAGGCCATTGGCCGCGAGAACGACGTGCTGATCGTGTCGGTCGACGGCGGCTGCCCCGGCGTTCAGAACGTTGCGGACGGCGTGATCGGCGCCACGTCGCAGCAGTATCCGCTGCGCATGGCGGCACTCGGGATCGAGGCGATCAAGGCCTGGGCTGACAACGGCACGAAACCACAGCCGACCGAAGGGAAGAACTTCTTCGACACCGGCGTCGCGCTGGTGACGGATCAGCCGGTCGACGGCGTCGAGTCCATCTCGGTCGCCGAGGGCAAGGATCTCTGCTGGGGCTGA
- a CDS encoding ABC transporter permease has product MANTSADNYESQTRGGAADTLAEFEEHKRGFLGTIHHLLHQNPAIVPLLVLITAVIVFGILNPNFLRVSTLSLIFQQIGIVGILGIAQTLVILTAGIDLSVGAMAVLTSVLMGQFTFRYGLPPQLAIVAGLAAGTAMGALNGWLVAKMRIPPFIVTLGTWQIFLATNYIYSANETIRSQDIEANAASLQFWGSTFKMGGATVTIGVVLLVLLVLIMAYVLRHTAWGRHVYAVGDDPEAAQLSGVNRDKMLIQVYALAGLFCGLAGWLMIGRFGSVSPSASTGVLGNIQSITAVVIGGISLFGGRGSIIGMFLGALIVGVFEMGLRMAGADAQWTYLLIGVLIIAAVAVDQWIRKVSA; this is encoded by the coding sequence ATGGCGAACACCTCAGCGGACAACTACGAGTCGCAGACGCGTGGCGGCGCCGCCGACACGCTCGCAGAGTTCGAAGAACACAAGCGCGGCTTCCTCGGCACGATCCACCACCTGCTGCATCAGAACCCGGCAATCGTGCCGCTTCTCGTGCTGATCACCGCCGTGATCGTATTCGGGATACTGAACCCGAACTTCCTGCGGGTCTCGACGCTGAGCCTCATCTTCCAGCAGATCGGCATTGTCGGCATTCTCGGCATCGCACAGACCCTGGTGATCCTCACTGCCGGTATCGACCTGTCTGTAGGCGCGATGGCTGTACTGACTTCGGTTCTCATGGGGCAGTTCACCTTCCGTTACGGCCTGCCGCCGCAACTCGCCATCGTGGCCGGCCTCGCCGCCGGTACGGCGATGGGTGCGCTGAACGGATGGCTCGTCGCCAAGATGCGCATTCCTCCCTTCATCGTGACGCTTGGAACCTGGCAGATCTTCCTGGCGACAAACTATATCTACTCGGCCAACGAGACGATCCGCAGCCAGGATATCGAGGCCAACGCCGCGTCGCTCCAGTTCTGGGGATCGACCTTTAAGATGGGCGGCGCGACGGTGACGATTGGCGTCGTGCTGCTGGTCTTGCTTGTGCTCATCATGGCCTACGTGCTTCGGCACACCGCCTGGGGACGGCACGTCTATGCCGTTGGCGACGACCCCGAGGCGGCGCAGCTTTCGGGCGTCAACCGCGACAAGATGCTGATCCAGGTCTACGCGCTGGCCGGTCTTTTCTGCGGCCTTGCCGGCTGGCTGATGATCGGGCGCTTCGGATCGGTATCGCCCTCGGCGTCGACGGGTGTGCTGGGCAACATCCAGTCCATCACCGCCGTGGTGATCGGGGGCATCTCGCTCTTCGGCGGGCGCGGCTCGATCATCGGAATGTTCCTTGGTGCGCTGATCGTCGGCGTGTTCGAAATGGGCCTGCGCATGGCCGGTGCCGACGCGCAGTGGACCTATCTGCTTATCGGTGTCCTCATCATCGCCGCCGTCGCGGTCGACCAGTGGATCAGAAAGGTGTCGGCATAA
- a CDS encoding ATP-binding cassette domain-containing protein, producing MEPILKGRNLVKRYGKVTALDHCDFDLMPGEILAVIGDNGAGKSTLIKAVSGAVIPDEGEIWLEGKKVHFTSPIEARERGIETVYQTLAMSPALSIADNMFMGRELRKPGPMGKFLRQLDRPAMEKFARDKLSELGLMTIQNINQAVETLSGGQRQGVAVARAAAFGSKVIILDEPTAALGVKESRRVLELILDVRSRGIPIILISHNMPHVFEVADRIHIHRLGRRLCVINPKDYTMSDAVAFMTGAKEAPSETPVPA from the coding sequence ATGGAACCCATTCTCAAAGGGCGGAACCTGGTCAAGCGCTACGGCAAGGTCACGGCACTCGACCACTGCGACTTCGACCTCATGCCGGGCGAGATCCTGGCCGTGATCGGGGACAACGGCGCCGGCAAGTCGACGCTCATCAAGGCGGTCTCCGGGGCCGTGATCCCCGACGAGGGCGAGATCTGGCTCGAAGGGAAGAAGGTGCACTTCACCTCGCCCATCGAAGCACGGGAACGCGGCATCGAAACGGTGTACCAGACCCTCGCCATGAGCCCGGCCCTGTCGATCGCGGACAACATGTTCATGGGGCGCGAGCTGCGAAAGCCCGGCCCGATGGGCAAGTTCCTGCGCCAGCTCGACCGCCCGGCGATGGAAAAGTTCGCCCGCGACAAGCTGTCGGAACTGGGGCTGATGACGATCCAGAACATCAACCAGGCCGTCGAAACGCTGTCGGGCGGCCAGCGTCAGGGGGTGGCGGTGGCGCGGGCGGCGGCCTTCGGCTCCAAGGTGATCATCCTCGACGAGCCGACGGCGGCGCTTGGCGTCAAGGAAAGCCGGCGGGTTCTGGAACTGATCCTCGACGTGCGCTCGCGCGGCATTCCGATCATCCTGATCAGCCACAACATGCCGCATGTCTTCGAGGTGGCCGACCGCATCCACATCCACCGGCTTGGCCGGCGGCTGTGCGTGATCAATCCGAAGGACTACACGATGTCCGACGCGGTCGCCTTCATGACCGGCGCCAAGGAGGCGCCCTCGGAAACGCCGGTTCCCGCCTGA
- a CDS encoding lytic transglycosylase domain-containing protein: MHTLSRRAALALLAAGLAACGRRERERTRAAGPAEINRLIAKHARAYDVPEDLVHRVVQRESRYNPAARNGPYYGLMQILPQTAATMGYRGAPDGLLDADTNLRYGVKYLRGAWIVAKGNRDKAVMWYAKGYYYEAKRRGLLKETGLRS; the protein is encoded by the coding sequence ATGCACACCCTATCCCGACGCGCCGCGCTGGCGCTTCTCGCCGCCGGCCTCGCGGCCTGTGGACGGCGCGAGCGTGAACGCACCCGCGCAGCAGGGCCGGCCGAGATCAACCGGCTGATCGCAAAGCACGCGCGGGCCTATGATGTGCCCGAGGATCTCGTCCATCGCGTCGTGCAGCGGGAAAGCAGGTACAATCCCGCCGCCCGGAACGGCCCCTATTACGGGCTGATGCAGATCCTTCCGCAAACGGCCGCGACGATGGGCTACCGCGGCGCGCCCGACGGGCTTCTCGACGCCGACACCAACCTGCGCTACGGCGTCAAATACCTGCGCGGCGCCTGGATCGTCGCCAAGGGCAATCGCGACAAGGCCGTGATGTGGTACGCCAAGGGCTATTACTATGAGGCAAAGCGGCGCGGCCTCCTAAAAGAAACCGGGCTGAGAAGCTGA
- a CDS encoding Lrp/AsnC family transcriptional regulator, producing MELDGTDRRILGVLQKHGRVTNADLSEQVNLSPSACHRRVQRLEEEGFIDGFVALLNARKMKRPTTVFVEITLSGQADEVLEAFEKAVKLVPDILECHLMAGSADYLLKVIAEDTEDFARIHRQHLARLPGVAQMHSSFALRTVRQTTAIPV from the coding sequence ATGGAACTTGACGGGACAGACCGCCGTATCCTCGGGGTCTTGCAGAAGCACGGGCGGGTGACCAACGCCGATCTATCCGAACAGGTGAACCTGTCCCCCTCGGCCTGCCACCGACGGGTGCAGCGACTGGAGGAGGAGGGATTCATCGACGGTTTCGTCGCCCTCCTGAACGCCCGGAAGATGAAGCGGCCGACGACGGTCTTTGTCGAGATCACGCTGTCGGGACAGGCGGACGAAGTGCTGGAGGCGTTCGAGAAAGCGGTGAAACTGGTCCCCGATATCCTCGAATGCCACCTGATGGCGGGGTCGGCGGATTACCTTCTGAAGGTCATTGCCGAGGATACCGAGGACTTTGCCCGCATCCACCGGCAACACCTTGCCCGTCTTCCCGGCGTGGCGCAGATGCATTCGTCCTTCGCGCTCCGCACGGTCCGCCAGACGACCGCGATCCCGGTGTGA
- the ald gene encoding alanine dehydrogenase, with protein MKIGCPKEIKPQEFRVGMTPAAAQEAVNNGHEVVIETNAGMGAGFTDADYTAVGAKILPTASEIFATADMIVKVKEPQAVERKMLREGQILFTYLHLAPDPEQTRDLLASGATCIAYETVTDRSGGLPLLAPMSEVAGRLAPQVGAWTLQKANGGRGVLLGGVPGVRPANVVIIGGGVVGTAAARVAVGMGANVTVMDRSIPRMSYLDDIFMGRLTSQYSSPANLAEQIATADMVIGAVLIPGAAAPKLISRAQLATMKPGAALVDVAIDQGGCFETSRATTHQDPVYEVDGIMHYCVANMPGAVARTSTIALGNATMPFMLALANKGWKQACSDNPHLLNGLNIHAGKLTYEAVGAALGLPSIPAADALKI; from the coding sequence ATGAAGATAGGATGCCCAAAAGAGATCAAGCCGCAGGAATTCCGCGTCGGCATGACTCCAGCCGCCGCGCAGGAAGCGGTGAACAACGGCCACGAAGTGGTCATCGAAACCAATGCCGGAATGGGCGCGGGCTTCACCGACGCGGATTACACCGCCGTCGGCGCGAAGATCCTCCCGACCGCGAGTGAGATATTCGCCACCGCCGACATGATCGTGAAGGTGAAGGAGCCGCAGGCGGTCGAGCGGAAGATGCTGCGCGAAGGCCAGATCCTGTTCACCTACCTGCACCTCGCGCCTGATCCGGAGCAGACCAGGGACCTTCTCGCCTCCGGCGCGACCTGCATCGCCTATGAGACGGTCACCGACCGCTCCGGCGGCCTGCCGCTTCTCGCGCCGATGTCCGAGGTCGCGGGCCGTCTTGCGCCGCAGGTCGGGGCCTGGACGTTGCAGAAGGCCAATGGCGGGCGCGGTGTGCTGCTGGGGGGTGTGCCGGGGGTACGTCCGGCCAATGTCGTCATCATCGGCGGCGGGGTCGTGGGAACCGCCGCCGCGCGCGTCGCGGTGGGCATGGGCGCGAACGTGACGGTGATGGACCGCTCCATCCCCCGCATGTCCTATCTGGACGATATCTTCATGGGGCGGCTGACCAGCCAGTATTCCAGCCCGGCCAATCTCGCCGAGCAGATCGCGACGGCTGACATGGTGATCGGCGCGGTGCTGATCCCCGGCGCCGCCGCACCGAAGCTGATCTCGCGCGCACAGCTTGCCACGATGAAGCCGGGCGCGGCGCTCGTCGATGTCGCCATCGACCAGGGTGGCTGCTTCGAGACCTCGCGGGCGACCACGCATCAAGACCCCGTCTACGAGGTCGACGGCATCATGCATTACTGCGTGGCCAACATGCCGGGCGCGGTCGCGCGCACTTCGACCATCGCGCTTGGCAATGCCACGATGCCATTCATGCTGGCGCTGGCGAACAAGGGCTGGAAGCAGGCGTGCAGCGACAATCCGCATCTGCTGAACGGTCTGAACATCCATGCCGGCAAGCTGACCTACGAGGCCGTGGGCGCGGCGCTTGGCCTTCCCTCGATCCCGGCGGCGGACGCGCTCAAGATCTGA
- the mscL gene encoding large conductance mechanosensitive channel protein MscL yields MINEFKDFIAKGNVMDMAVGIIIGAAFTAIVTSLVSDLINPIIGVITGGVDFSNLFVNLGAGDYASLAAAQEAGAPVFAYGSFITAVINFLIIAFVVFLLVKMVNRVKDAATKKEEVAATPAGPSELDILMEIRDALKK; encoded by the coding sequence ATGATAAACGAATTCAAGGACTTCATCGCCAAGGGCAACGTTATGGACATGGCCGTCGGCATCATCATTGGCGCGGCATTCACAGCGATCGTGACCTCGCTGGTGAGCGACCTCATCAACCCGATCATCGGGGTCATCACGGGCGGCGTGGATTTCTCCAATCTCTTCGTGAATCTCGGGGCGGGCGACTACGCTTCGCTTGCCGCCGCACAGGAAGCGGGCGCACCGGTCTTTGCCTATGGTTCGTTCATCACGGCCGTGATCAACTTCCTGATCATCGCCTTCGTTGTGTTCCTTCTGGTCAAGATGGTCAACAGGGTGAAGGATGCCGCGACCAAGAAGGAAGAGGTCGCCGCGACGCCGGCGGGGCCGAGCGAGCTCGACATTCTGATGGAGATCCGCGACGCGCTGAAAAAGTAG